Proteins co-encoded in one Hyla sarda isolate aHylSar1 chromosome 4, aHylSar1.hap1, whole genome shotgun sequence genomic window:
- the PMCH gene encoding pro-MCH isoform X2: MVRMISLGYPLIISLSILSQGFLFSLSKSIRKAENDVLLDTIALRKALRNGDTIYKSSTNPQDQYSMDEGEEERAIKSAGSENTYFSHEGVPLNVGVKQIPFSTLKSSSQNSENGDENVELTHERRDLGEEENAAKLPIGRRDFDMLRCMLGRVYRPCWQI; this comes from the exons ATGGTAAGAATGATTAGCTTAGGCTATCCACTCATAATATCTTTATCCATTCTATCCCAAGGCTTCCTGTTTTCCTTGTCAAAGTCTATCCGAAAGGCAGAGAATGACGTCTTACTGGACACTATTGCTCTAAGGAAAGCATTAAGGAATGGAGACACGATATACAAATCCTCAACTAACCCACAGGACCAGTACTCTATGGatgaaggagaagaagaaagaGCTATAAAG AGTGCAGGGTCTGAAAACACTTACTTCAGCCATGAAGGTGTCCCATTAAATGTCGGTGTGAAACAGATCCCATTTTCAACACTTAAAAGCTCATCCCAAAACTCAGAGAATGGTGATGAGAATGTTGAGCTTAcacatgaaagaagagatctcgGGGAAGAAGAAAACGCAGCAAAGTTACCAATTGGGAGAAGAGACTTTGATA